The Bradyrhizobium barranii subsp. barranii genome segment TTGCGTGCAATATCGGCCATATCCGCGTTTCTGGGTTGAGACGCGTAACGCTAGAATGGAATGGTCAGGCCCGGATTCTTCGCTTGCGCCTTGGTATAGGCGACGCCGTGGATCTTGATCCCGCGCTCGTCCAGCAGCGAAATGATTCCGCCCTGGTTCGATAATTCCATCGGCTTCTGCACGACGACGGCGAGCGTGCCGCCGGCCGCGATCTTCCCTGACAGGACCATCTTGTTCTTCTGCTTGTCGGCCAGCATCCAGCCGGTGAGATCGATGTCGCGATCGGCCGTATTGAGCAGCGTGACGACTTCCCGCTCAGGCGTCTTCAAGGCATTGACGAGTGCTGCGATGATGCGCACGAGTCCGTCCGGCATTTGCCCGGTCGGAGGAGCGGTCGGATCTGGCGGCTGTGTCGGCGCGCCGAGATCGATGGGGTCACCGGTCTTGTCGTCGGTGTGCCAGGCCTGCGTCTGGAATTTGAGGAAGACCGCCGTCCATAGCTTCTGATCCGGGAATTCGAACACCAGCCCGCCGTCTTGCCATGGCCCGTTGTCGCCCGAGAACCGTCCGATTGGGTTGCCCTGATTCATATGGATGTCGTGGATGCCGCGGCCCGGCCGGAAGCCGAAATAATTGTCCGCTTTGGTTTCCAGCCCCCATGTCTCACCGAATGCGTAGATCATCGCGCTTTCGTTGGAGAGCGCGCGCTGGACGAACTGGTCGAGCTTCTCGTTGAGGTCATTGTCCGGTCCGGGCACGGACAGCGGCAGCGGGATCATCTCCTGGGGCTGCATCAGATTGCCGCGAATGAAGTCCAGCGCGATGCTGGCCGGCTTCGGCGGCTGCGGGTGCAGGCC includes the following:
- a CDS encoding DUF2278 family protein, whose product is MPLKHYSVLKGRPIAMRFGTGQSPHYQVHVVADNADFRIAVNVQSADGSEVAFLVRSHFVHPITDHLAALPEGLHPQPPKPASIALDFIRGNLMQPQEMIPLPLSVPGPDNDLNEKLDQFVQRALSNESAMIYAFGETWGLETKADNYFGFRPGRGIHDIHMNQGNPIGRFSGDNGPWQDGGLVFEFPDQKLWTAVFLKFQTQAWHTDDKTGDPIDLGAPTQPPDPTAPPTGQMPDGLVRIIAALVNALKTPEREVVTLLNTADRDIDLTGWMLADKQKNKMVLSGKIAAGGTLAVVVQKPMELSNQGGIISLLDERGIKIHGVAYTKAQAKNPGLTIPF